Proteins encoded by one window of Bacteroidales bacterium:
- a CDS encoding VWA domain-containing protein gives MKTKIFNLIIIDESGSMQSIKREAINNINETIQTIRSAQKRHEDQYHYVSLVTFNNDVKTLYECVPVDEVPELNAKTYKPDCCTALYDAMGISLNSLGKKVAEEDKVLVTVVTDGYENASKEYNGYAIKALVDELKAKGWVFAYIGANHDVEAFAATISINNVMKFETTCVGTMDMTDHVNRSRERLYSRIARPDFSADVANNNFFDEDI, from the coding sequence ATGAAAACAAAAATTTTTAATCTCATCATTATTGATGAGAGTGGCTCTATGCAGAGCATTAAGAGAGAGGCTATTAATAACATAAACGAAACAATTCAGACTATTCGATCGGCTCAGAAGAGACATGAAGATCAGTACCACTATGTGAGCCTTGTGACATTTAACAATGATGTAAAGACTCTTTATGAATGTGTACCTGTAGATGAGGTTCCAGAACTTAATGCAAAAACTTATAAGCCTGATTGTTGCACAGCATTGTATGATGCTATGGGTATTTCATTAAATTCTCTTGGCAAGAAAGTTGCAGAAGAAGACAAAGTGTTGGTAACTGTTGTTACAGATGGATATGAGAATGCTTCAAAAGAGTACAATGGCTATGCTATTAAGGCTCTTGTTGATGAACTTAAGGCAAAAGGTTGGGTATTTGCTTATATTGGAGCCAATCATGATGTAGAGGCGTTTGCTGCAACTATTTCCATTAACAATGTAATGAAATTTGAGACTACATGTGTAGGCACTATGGATATGACGGATCATGTAAATAGAAGCCGTGAGCGTCTTTATTCTCGTATTGCCAGACCTGATTTTAGTGCAGATGTAGCCAATAATAACTTCTTTGATGAAGATATATAG
- a CDS encoding type IX secretion system membrane protein PorP/SprF: MGRYKIILILIFIMGITSKGYAQYDAQFSQYWELPSYYNPGAVGATDKLNIHGATRQQWVGMPGAPKTFLIMGDMPFTLFKQQHGVGAIIATEKIGLFSNTSIGLQYSFKVKLLGGQLGLGLQLGLINQVFDGTEVYIPESEYHNQTDDAIPTAEAKGMGFDLGFGIHYTHKYFWAGISAQHLTSPTITFDEKYETYIPSSYYFLAGGNIPFKNSLIILQPSLLLKTTFQTFQIEFGATVKYNKFIWGGLSYRLNDALIFMIGGEWKGIRLGYAYDYALSDIVKATSGSHEVFLGYSMKLELGKKTKNKHKSIRLL, translated from the coding sequence ATGGGCCGATACAAAATAATATTGATTTTAATCTTTATAATGGGTATAACCTCAAAGGGTTACGCTCAATACGATGCACAGTTTAGTCAATATTGGGAGTTGCCCTCGTACTACAATCCCGGAGCAGTTGGAGCTACCGACAAACTAAATATTCATGGAGCAACTCGCCAACAATGGGTGGGAATGCCAGGTGCTCCAAAAACTTTTCTTATAATGGGAGATATGCCCTTCACTCTGTTTAAACAACAGCATGGAGTGGGAGCAATAATTGCAACCGAGAAGATAGGTCTATTCTCAAACACCTCTATTGGGTTACAATACTCTTTTAAGGTTAAACTATTAGGCGGGCAACTTGGACTTGGACTTCAATTAGGACTTATAAATCAAGTGTTTGATGGAACTGAAGTATATATTCCAGAGAGCGAATACCACAACCAAACCGACGATGCTATTCCAACTGCCGAAGCAAAGGGAATGGGTTTTGATTTAGGATTTGGCATACACTATACTCACAAATATTTTTGGGCAGGGATTTCGGCACAGCACCTCACCTCTCCCACTATAACATTTGATGAAAAATACGAAACTTATATACCTTCTTCATATTATTTTTTAGCTGGAGGCAATATTCCGTTTAAAAACTCGTTAATCATATTGCAACCCTCTTTGTTGTTGAAGACCACATTTCAAACATTTCAGATTGAGTTTGGGGCAACTGTTAAATACAACAAATTTATATGGGGAGGTCTATCGTACCGCTTAAACGATGCTCTTATATTTATGATAGGAGGAGAATGGAAAGGCATAAGACTTGGATACGCCTACGATTATGCTCTCTCTGACATTGTTAAGGCAACCAGCGGTAGCCACGAAGTATTTTTGGGTTATAGCATGAAACTTGAATTGGGAAAGAAAACAAAAAATAAACATAAAAGTATAAGACTACTCTAA
- a CDS encoding SUMF1/EgtB/PvdO family nonheme iron enzyme → MKKLFFIAALIALVTSCAPTSSGGNGGELVGVRAMAWGEPTPYGMVLVERGSFTVGCSEEDSIWGTPKNDKPISVESFWMDETEITNGKYKQFLFWVRDSIIRERLADPAYGGNEAFKIEEDREGNPVKPYLNWARAIPWKNPTEDEARAIESVYRINPITGQKELDPTQMNYRYEIFNHTEAAKRKNRLDPTRRVLNTDIKPDLEAEIIISKDTAFLNDDGKIITETIVRPLSSEFDFLNTYIVNIYPDTTAWVNDFDNAYNEPYMRLYFSHPGYNDYPVVGVSWEQANAFCAWRTQYLISSLQTPFIEPYRLPTEAEWEYAARAGMNENKYPWGGDIPMTEKGCFNANFKPQEGNYVKDGNLITSNVATFPPNDFGLYDMAGNVSEWTSTAYSEGGMAYTSDMNPDYKYNAAKEDPYQMKRKIIRGGSWKDVSNFIRSDIRMWEYQNEQRSYIGFRCVRTQVGFAKGRK, encoded by the coding sequence ATGAAAAAACTATTTTTTATAGCAGCGTTAATAGCATTGGTTACCTCATGTGCTCCAACATCATCGGGAGGAAACGGAGGCGAACTTGTTGGCGTAAGAGCAATGGCGTGGGGCGAACCTACTCCATACGGAATGGTTCTTGTTGAGAGAGGATCGTTTACTGTTGGTTGTTCTGAAGAGGACTCTATTTGGGGTACTCCTAAAAACGACAAACCAATATCGGTTGAATCGTTTTGGATGGATGAAACCGAAATTACCAATGGCAAATACAAACAATTTTTATTCTGGGTACGCGACTCAATCATTCGCGAACGCCTTGCCGATCCCGCATACGGAGGTAACGAAGCATTCAAGATTGAGGAAGACCGCGAAGGTAATCCCGTTAAACCTTACCTAAACTGGGCAAGAGCAATTCCTTGGAAAAACCCAACTGAGGATGAGGCTCGTGCTATTGAAAGTGTATATAGAATAAATCCTATAACCGGTCAGAAAGAGTTGGATCCTACTCAAATGAATTATCGTTATGAGATATTCAACCATACTGAGGCTGCTAAACGTAAAAACCGTCTCGACCCAACTCGTCGTGTATTAAATACCGACATAAAACCTGACCTTGAGGCTGAGATTATTATATCAAAAGATACAGCATTCCTCAATGATGACGGGAAAATTATTACTGAGACAATTGTTCGCCCTTTAAGCAGCGAATTTGACTTCCTAAATACTTATATTGTTAACATCTACCCCGACACTACTGCTTGGGTAAACGACTTTGATAATGCTTACAACGAGCCATATATGCGTCTCTATTTCTCTCATCCTGGATATAACGACTATCCTGTTGTTGGAGTTTCATGGGAACAAGCAAATGCATTCTGTGCTTGGCGTACACAATATCTAATATCTTCTCTTCAAACCCCATTCATTGAGCCATACCGTCTTCCAACAGAGGCTGAGTGGGAGTATGCAGCAAGAGCAGGTATGAACGAAAATAAATACCCTTGGGGTGGAGATATTCCTATGACCGAGAAAGGTTGCTTTAATGCAAACTTCAAACCTCAAGAGGGAAATTACGTAAAAGATGGTAATTTGATTACATCAAACGTAGCCACATTCCCACCAAACGACTTTGGTTTGTACGATATGGCAGGTAACGTATCAGAATGGACATCTACAGCTTACAGCGAGGGAGGAATGGCATATACAAGCGATATGAATCCCGACTACAAATACAATGCAGCAAAAGAGGATCCATATCAAATGAAGAGAAAAATCATACGTGGTGGTTCATGGAAAGATGTATCAAACTTCATACGTTCCGACATTAGAATGTGGGAGTATCAAAACGAACAACGCTCTTACATAGGTTTCCGTTGCGTTCGCACTCAAGTAGGTTTTGCAAAAGGACGCAAATAG
- a CDS encoding zinc ribbon domain-containing protein yields the protein MGVFTTKKTIYGNASLIPTVAERVRQAFAADGYEVRINNLANGQEVCITKGGFVKVALGLRSALKITMKPTQEGNILFEAGVSIFKQQFLPTVISACFFSPVVIAQIWGMIKQAKLDEKALRIAEQALYQAKPI from the coding sequence ATGGGAGTATTTACTACAAAGAAGACTATTTATGGCAACGCTTCGCTAATACCTACTGTTGCCGAACGAGTTCGTCAGGCATTTGCTGCCGATGGTTATGAAGTAAGAATTAATAATCTTGCTAACGGACAAGAAGTTTGCATCACTAAAGGAGGATTCGTTAAAGTGGCTCTTGGACTTCGTTCAGCCTTGAAGATTACAATGAAACCTACTCAAGAAGGAAATATCCTCTTTGAAGCTGGAGTTAGCATATTCAAGCAACAGTTTCTTCCAACAGTTATCTCTGCCTGTTTTTTCTCTCCTGTTGTCATTGCACAGATTTGGGGTATGATTAAACAAGCAAAACTCGATGAGAAGGCTCTAAGAATTGCTGAGCAAGCGTTATATCAAGCCAAACCAATTTAA